Within Paenibacillus albicereus, the genomic segment GCAGCGCTGGGGACTGCCTGCGTCGGCATCGCCTGAGCAGGCGGCCGCGGCCGCCCGCAGCCGCTGGAGCGAGGAGGACGCGCTGCGCCTGCAGCGGGCGCTCGAGGAGCGTCCGCTGCAGGCCGACGGCCGCAAGGCGGCACGGCGCGAGTTTACGGCAAGATCCAAGGAAGCAAGCGAGCTGGCGGCGCTGCTGCGTGGCGGCGCCGATCCGGGAAGGGGACAGAGAAGATGAATCACTTGGTCGAATCGCTGGAGCGGCGGATACACGGACAGAGCCGCAACATCCGTTTGCTCGTCACGGCGCTGGTCGCGGGCGGGCATGTGCTGCTGGAGGGCGTGCCGGGACTCGGCAAGACGAGCCTGGCGCGCGAGCTGGCGGCGCTGTCGGGCTGCGGCTGGCGCCGCATCCAGTTCACGCCGGACCTGCTGCCGGGCGACATCACGGGCAGCGTGACCTACAGCATGCAGGAGCAGAGCTTCTCCGTCGTCAAAGGGCCGGTATTCACGAACGTGCTGCTCGCCGACGAGATCAACCGCTCCGGTCCGAAGACGCAGGCGGCGCTGCTGGAGGCGATGGAGGAGCGGCAGACGACGATCCAGGGCACGTCATATGAGCTGCCCGAGCCGTTCTTCGTCGTCGCGACGCAAAATCCGGTCGAGTACGACGGCACGTATCCGTTGCCGGAGGCGCAGCTCGACCGGTTCCTGTTCAAGCTCGTGCTGGACTATCCCGGCGAGCAGGCGGAGATCGGCATCCTGCGCTCGCATCGGCGGGCAGGAAGCATCCGCGAAGCCGCTCCGGAGCCGGCCGTATCGCCGGCCGAGCTGCTGGAGCTGCAGCGCCGGGTCGAGGATGTCGTCGTTCAGGACGCCATCTACGGCTACGTCGCCGCGCTCGTGCGCGCGACGCGCGACACCGACGGCGTGCAGCTCGGAGCGAGTCCGCGCGCGGGCATCGCGCTGCTGCGGGCGGCGTCCGCTTGGGCGCTGCTGGAAGGACGCGACTACATGACGCCGGACGACATCAAGGAAATGGCGCTCCCGGTGCTTCGCCACCGGCTGCTGCTGACGCCGCAGGCGGAACTGGAGGGGATGACCGGTGAAAGCATCATCCGGCAAACGCTGGCATCGGTTCCGGTCCCGCGCTGACCGGCTGCTGCGGCACGCGCCGCTGCCGACGCCGCGTCTCGCATGGTGGACGGCCGGCGGCGGCGCTGCGGCCGCGCTGTTCGGAGCGGCCGGCCTCGAGCTCCAAGCCGCCGTGGTTTGGCTGGCCGCCCTTGCCGCGCTGTCGGCCGCCGATCTGGCGCGGCTGCCTCGGGCGTCCGCCTGGTCGGCGCGCCGCGAGCTGCCGGAGAGCGCGGAGATCGGCCGCGAGTTCGCCGTGCGGCTGGAGCTGACCTGCCGCACGGGACTGCCGCTGCGCGTGGAGCTGGCCGACGACATCCCGGACCGGTTCGACCGTCCGGATGGCCGCAGCGCGTCCGGCATGCTGGAGCGCGGCCGGCTGCAGGCGTCGTATCGCCTCCGCGCGCTGGAGCGCGGGCGGTTCCGTTTCGGCGAGGTGGACGTGCGCTGGAGCGGCGGACTCGGCCTGTGGCGCAAGCAGGCGCAGCTGGCCGCGGAGGACGGCATCCGCATCGATCCCGACCTGTCGGGCGTGCGCGGCGTGCTCGCCTCGGCGCAGGACTCGCTGCTCGTCGACGGCAAGCGGATCCACCGCCGCCAGCGCGGCGGCACCGAGTTCGACGCGATCCGCGAGTATGCGGCCGGCGACGACATCCGCGAGGTCAACTGGCGGGCGACGGCGCGCTCCGGCCGGCTGCTCACGAACCTGTACCGGCCCGAAAAGGGCAAGACGCTCGTGCTGCTGCTCGACTGCGGCCGCCAGATGGGCGTCGAGCTGGACGGCCGGGTGAAGCTCGACCGGACGCTGGAGGCGGCGCTTACGCTGGCCGCCGCCGCGCTCCGGCAGGGCGACCTCGTCTCGCTGATCGCTTATTCGAGCCGCGTCAAGCTGTACATCCCGCCCGGCCGCGGGCTGGAGCAGCTGCAGGCGCTGACCCGCGCGGCGAGCGGCATCGCGCCGGATTACGCCGAGGCAGGAGCGGCCGTAGGACTCGGCTTCCTGCTGCAGCGCGTGCGGCGGCGCTCGTTCGCGGTGCTTTTTTCCGATATGGACCACTATCTGCATGACGCCGAGCTGCTCCCGTACGCGGCCAAGCTACGCAAGCAGCATCATCTCGTGCTGATGTCGCTGCAGAATCCGGCGCTGCGCGAGCTCGAGGAGCGGGTTCCCGAGACGGCTAGCGACGCCTACGTACGGAGCATGGCGGCGTCTTATGCGCTGGAGCGGCAACTGCTCGTCCGTCGACTCGGCAGCGGCGGCGTGCCGATGCTCGACGCCTCTCCGGACCAGCTGGCGACGAGCGCGGTGAGCGCCTATCTCGACATCCGCGACAAAATCTGATCCGGCAACAATCAGGAGAGGAGCCATCATGGACACGACGACATTCATCCGGCGGCACAAGCCGGCCTGGGCGGAGCTCGAAGCCCTGCTCGACCTGCTCGGGCGGCGCAAGGCGCGGCCCGGCGCGGGCCAGCTCGACCGTTTCGCGGAGCTGTACCGGAGCGCCTCGGCGAATCTGGCCTACCTGCAGACGCATGCGCCCGCGAGCGAGGCGGCGCTGCTGCTCGGCGACCTCGTGTCGCGGGCGCACAACCAGCTCTATGCGGGCGGAGCCGCAGGGCGCAGCAAGCCGCTCGAGTTCCTGCTCTGGGGCTTCCCGCTGCTGCTGAAGCGGCGGCTGCCGTTCATCGCGCTCGCGGGGGCGCTGCTGCTGCTCGGCGAGCTGCTCGGCTACCTCGCCGTGCGCGACAATCCGGCGGCGATCCACTCGCTGCTGCCTGCCGGCATGGCGGACAACGTCGATCCCGCGCGCACGGCCGACGACCGCGGCGACATCAACAGCGCGGTCGTCTCCGCCCAGATCATGACCAACAACATCCGCGTGGCCGTGCTCGCGTTCCTGAGCGGAGCGACGCTCGGCCTGCTCACCATCTACCTGATGGTGTTCAACGGCATGCTCGTGGGCGGACTTGCCGCCGTGTTCGCGCAGGCGGGGTACAGCTATACGTTCTGGGCCTACATCCTGCCGCATGGCATCATCGAGCTGGCGGCGATCTTCATCGCGGGCGGCTCGGGCTTCTACATGGGCTACAAGTTCTTCGTGCCCGGCGAGCTGCCTCGGCGCATCGTGTTCGTGCAGGCCGCCAAGGAATCCGCGCTGCTGCTGCTCGGCACGATTCCGCTGTTCGTCATCGCGGGCCTCATCGAGGGCTACATCACCCCGGCCTCGCTGCCGCTCGAGCTCAAGTACGCTGTCGCCGGACTGACGCTCGCCGCGTTCACGGCGTACTGCGTTTACGGCGCGAAGCGCGGGGAGCGCGAGAGCGGGGGGACGATAGCCTCCCCATTCCGAAAGGAGGTCCGACCATGACGATGAAAGAACCCTATTCCGAAAGACAGACGACGTTTGTCACCCCAGAACAGGTGCGGCTGCAGCTGCGGACCGCCGGCCTCGGCAGCCGGGCGATCGCCCACCTGATCGACGCGCTGTTGCTGCTCGCGGCCTCGGCGCTGATCGTATTCGGAACGGCGGGCAGCCTCTACCTGCTGTCCTCGTCCTGGTTCCCGAACGACGGCTACGACTACGTGTTCGCCGGCATGTTCCTGCTGCTGATCGTAGTGAATGTCGGCTATTTCATCGTGATGGAGGCGTACCGGGGCGGCCAGACGATCGGCAAGAAGGCGCTGGGGCTGCGCGTGCTCCAGGCGAGCGGCCAGTCGGCGACGATCCTGCCGGTCGTCATCCGCAACCTGTTCCGGCTGCTCGACTTCCTGCCCATGGGCTACTTCGCGGGCAGCGTCGCGATCTTCTTCAGCCGCGCCGACAAGCGCATCGGCGACATGGTGGCCGGGACGATCGTCGTCGCGGAAGCGACGGCGGAGCAGCGCGGACGCCGCGCGCGCATCGACAAGCGGATCGCCCGCCTGCAGTCGAAGGGGCTGCGGCTGCCGGAGCTCGCCCGCGACCTCGGCGCGGCGGAGCGCGCTCTGCTGGACGAGCGCGACTGGCAGCTGCTGTCCGGCTGGGCCGAGCGCATCGATCCCAAGCCGCCGATCGGCGCCCAAGGGCTCGAGCAGCGCATCTGGCAGCACTTCACCGAGAAGCTCGGCCACAGCCGGGCGGCCTACAACGATCCGCGCGGCTACTTGGCCGCGCTATACCTCGCTGTGCGCGAGGACTGGGAGCTGTAGATCAGTCCTTGTAGGGTCAAACAAGCGTCCGCCTGGCGTAGGCCTGGTGCGGACGCTTCTTTTGCTTTGCGGGGCGGGCTTGCCCCATGGCTGGCCTGGGACGGCGCATCGGCGGGCGAGCAAGTCGGATGGGCGGGCGGCGCGGAGCTCGTGAACTCGATTTATTCGAGTTCAGCGTGCGTGATGCGCCAGCTGGATCTGATTAGGTCGATATTTTCGAGTTAACGCCTGCGAGATGCGCCAGTTGGAGCCCAATAGGTCGATTTTTTCGAGTTAACGCCTGCAAGATGCGCCATCTGGAGCCCAATAGGTCGATTTATTCGAGTTAACTCTTAAGCCCCCTAATTGGAATGGAGAGTACCCTAGGGAATCAGGTACACTTAATCCAAGAGGTGATGAGGACGATGAGACAACGGAATCAGGTCTTTGAAGAAGTCCGCAACAAGGTGGCTCAGGAGGCGCTGGCTGGGATCCGGACCGGCGTGCTTGCACGGAAGTATGATGTTTCTCCAAAGACCATCCGCAATTGGGTGCGGGAGTACCAGGAAAAGATGGGCGACGATGCCCTCCCGACGATCGACCAGCGGATCGACGACGCCAAGCGGCTGGCGGAGCTAGAAGCCAAATACGATCAGGCGCTGAAGGCATTAGGCGAGAAAGAGCTGGAAAACAAAATTCTGCAGGAACTTGTAAAAAAGACCCGCCCTGCCTCGATGAACGGCTTGCCGTCGCCGAATCATTCATCGAGCAGGGACACGCGGTAGCTCCTGTTCTTCGCACCTCCGGTGTCTCCAGCTCGACGTACTATAGCCGTCGGAGCCGGATCGATTCGGACCGGCCAGCTCCAGTCTCTGTCGGGCGTCCCTGCTCCTCCTTCACCCTCACCCGATCCGGAAAGCCAATCTGCAACGAGCAGGTCAAAGAATGGCTGCTCGAGCTTGTTTCCGGCGAAGAGCACGGCTACGGCTATTCCATGCTGACGGACTGCCTGCGCAGCCAATACAACCTTGTCATCAACAAGAAAAAGGCGTACCGGTTCTGCCAAGAGCTCGGCGTGCTTCATTCCCAACGAAAAAAGCAAGTGCAGCATCCCCGGCGGTTGGCGCGAAACCATACCATTACCGGATCCAACCAGCTGTGGCAGCTGGATATTAAATATGGCTACGTGGCTGGCTACGGCCAATTTTTCTTCCTTGCGGATATGATTGATGTGTTTGACCGTACGATTGTGGGCTACCATCTGGGCTCCAGCTGCAGCGCCAAGTCGGTGTGCAGCATGGTGAAGCGTGCGCTAGAACAGCGAATTGCCCCAGGCGCAGCCATGCCGATTATTCGTACGGACAATGGACCTCAATTCGTGAGCCGCGCCTTTGGAGAGCTTGCGCAGCAGGCAGGATTTGTCCACGAACGCATCCCGCCCAAGACGCCGAACATGAATGCGTACATAGAGTCCTTTCATGCCACGCTGGAGCATTGGGTGCTGCGCAAGGAACAGTTCGAGACATTCGATGAAGCCTTCCATGCGGTGGAGGAGTTTATGGATTTTTACAACAACCGCAAGATGCATGGGAGCCTGGCACGACGCTCCCCCGCAGACTTCATGGCGTGGGTCTCCGAGCAAAAACCGGATCTTACCCGATTCCAGCGTGCTGTCTGACCGAGCATGAAGGCCAAAAAAGAAGGTATACAGAGAGACACCCTGATGAAGGGGTCTAGTCTCCACAATTAGGGGGCTGAACCGTTAACGCCTGCGAGATGCGCCAGTTGGAGCTCATTAGGTCGATATTTTCGAGTTAACGCCTGCTGGAACGCCTGCCATCAATTCTGCTAGCTTGCTCGTATCGACATACCGTCTGCGTGAGACATCAGCTGGTGTGGAGTTGTCACTGGGAGTGGAGTTGCTCGGTTTTTCCGCGTAACGCCGCCGTTGGTGTGCCAGTAGGAGTGGAGTTACTCGGTTTTTCCGCGTAACGCCGCCGTTGGTGTGCCAGTAGGAGTGGAGTTACTCGGTTTTTCCGCGTAACGCCGCCGTTGGTGTGCTAGTTCGGGTGGAGTTACTCGGTTTTTCGACGCAACTCCGCCATGGGAGTGCCAGTAGGAGTGGAGTTACTCGGTTTTTCCGCGTAACGCCGCCGTTGGTGTGCCAGTAGATGTGGAGTTGCTCGGTTTTTCCGCGTAACGCCGCCGTTGGTGTGCCAGTAGGTGTGGAGTTACTCGGTTTTTCCGCGCAACTCCGCCATGGGAGTGCCAGTAGGAGTGGAGTTACTCGGTTTTTCCGCGTAACGCCGCCGTTGGTGTGCCAGTAGGAGTGAAGTTGCTCGGTTTTTCCGCGTAATGCCGCCGTTGGTGTACCAGTTGGAGTTGAGTTGCTCGGTTTTTCCGCGTAACGCCGCCGTTGGTGTGCCAGTAGGAGTGGAGTTGCTCGGTTTTTCCGCGCAACTCCGCCATTGGAATACCAGTAGGAATGGGGTTACCGAACGAATCGATTATGGCAGAGGACAGGAGCGCTACAACGGCTGGTAGGCTTGATCGCTGCAACCTGCAGTTCAACAGCGTTCGAATCAGTCGTTGACTGGAGGAGCGGCGGGGGCGTATACTACCTTCATTGAATGTAAGTGAACACTTGCACCAGATGCTGAACATGGCGAACATGAGTCACACGAACATCAGTCGACGCATTAGTGTCAGTCGCTTGAGCGCTATTCACATAAGCATCATTCACGAAAGCATCATTCATTTAAGCATCATTCACAAAAGCTTTACTCACACACGGGCATCGCTCGCCCAGCATCACGAAGAGAGGAAGGGAGGCGCGCGGGAAATGGAGACGAACAGATCGACGGCGGAAAAGCTGTTGCTGGCCACGATCGAGGTGATGGCGGACAAAGGGTATCTCGGCGCCTCGACGAAGGAGATCGCGGCAGCTGCCGGCGTGAACGAGGTCACGCTATTTCGGCATTTCGGCTCCAAGTCGAACCTGCTGGAAGCGGCGCTCGACCGCTATCACTACGCGGACATCATGACGGAGCTGTTCGCCACCCGGCTGACAGGAGAGCTGGAGAGCGACCTCCATCTCATCGCGCAGACGTACCAGCAAGCGATGTTCCGCAACAAGAAGCTGATTCGGATCGTGCACAAGGAAGGAGCCTCGCTCCCGATCGGCGAGCACGTCCACCGAAGGCATCGGGAGAAGCTCCGCGAGCTGCTGCGGGACTACTTTGCAGATCAGCAGCGGCGCGGCCTCATTCACGCCGATCCGCCCGATGCGCTTGCGCAGTCATTCATGTACGTCAATTACGGCTGCTTCATCAGCCGCCTCCACTCCGATTTCACCGAGCCGGACGATGATTCTCGCGAAGTCATCCGCCAGTCGGTGAAGCTGTATGCTAGAGCGCTCAAGCTCTAGCCTTTTATTCGCTCCAAATGCAAGCGTGCGCTTGCTTACAAGGAAAGGATGATCGACTATGTCCGAGAAACGTCCGGCCACCGAGCCGTCCGTAAACGAATCGACCGCCACTGATGCGTCCACATCGACCGCCACCGAATCGTCCGTAAACGAATCGACCGCCACCGAGCTGTCCGCGAACAAATCGACCGCCAGAGGGCTCGCCACCGATGCGTCCACATCGTCCTCCACCGAGCCGTCCGTGAACAAATCGACCGCCACCGATGCGTCCACATCGACCGCCACCGAATCGTCCGCGAACAAATCGACTGCCAGAGGGCTCGCAACCGACGCGTCCACATCGTCCGCCACCGAATCGTCCGTAAACGAATCGACCGCCATCAAGCATGCCGCTGGCGGAGCGGCTGCAGCTCCGCCGGCCCCATCTGCAGCCGAGCAGGCCGCCACCGAGCCGCGGCCCGGCGCGGAAAAGCTGATCGGCGTGCTTGCGTTCACGATGGCGATCTCGTCGATGAGCGCGATGATGTTCACGATCGTGCTGCCCGAGATGAAAGCGGAATTCGGCCTGACGCTGTCCCAAGTGAGCTGGATGATGACCGGCTACATGCTGATCTACGCGATCGGGTCGGCCATCTACGGCAAGCTGGCGGATCTGTTCCGCCTCAAGCACCTGCTCACGTTCGGCCTCTCGCTGTTCGTCATCGGCTCCTTCATCGGCCTCGTCTCCAGCTCTTACGGGGCGGTGCTGGCCGGCCGCCTCATCCAGTCGGCGGGAGCGGCCGTCGTGCCCGCAGCCGCGATGATTATTCCGATCCGCTACTTCCCGCCGGCCGTCCGCGGCCGCGCGCTCGGGATGACCGCCTCCGCGCTTGCGCTCGGCAACGCCATCGGCCCGATCTTCGCCGCGCTCGTCGTCAGCATGCTGCACTGGCGCTGGCTGTTCTGCGCACCGCTGCTCGTGCTGCTCACGCTCCCGCTGTTCCGCCGCTATCTCGTCGACGAGCCCGCCAAAGGCGGCTCGCTCGATCTCGCCGGCGGCCTCCTGCTGGCCGCCTCGAGCGCCTCGCTGCTGCTTGCCCTGACGGAATGGAGCCTTTGGTACGCTGCGGCCGGCATCGTTCTCGCCCTGCTGCTGGCGCTGCGGCTGCGCACGGCGCGCGAGCCGTTCCTGCGCCCGGCGCTGTTCCGCATCCCCGCCTATCGCCAAGGGCTTCTGCTGATGATGCTGGCGATGGTTTCGGGCTACGCGCTGCCTTTCCTGACCCCGCAGCTGCTCTCGTCCGTGCATGAGCTTCCTCCCGGCGTGATCGGCTTCGCGATGGTGCCGGCGGCCGGACTCGCCGCGCTGCTCGGCCGCGCGGCCGGACGTCTCGCGGACCGCAAAGGCAACGCGTACGTCTTTTACGTTGCCGCCAGCCTGCTGCTGACCTTCTTCGGCCTGATGGCGCTGCTTGCCGGTGCATCGCCTTGGGTCGCCGGAGGGGCGCTCGTGCTCGGCCAGCTCGGCCAGACGATGCTGCAGATTTCCCTCATGAACTCGGTCTCGCGCACGCTGCCGGCCGATCAGGCGGGTGCCGGGATGGGTCTGGTCTCCCTGCTCAACTTCCTGACCGGTGCCGCGGCGGGAGCGGTGTTCAGCCGTCTGCTGGACAGCTTCGGCGGCGAATCGGGCAAAGGAGCTTTTCCGGTCTTCGGCTTCATCTATGCGGGGTTGTTCGTGGTCGTCGCCCTGCTCGCGCTGACGTTCCGCTACCGCTTCAGCCAACGCGGCAAGAGCGGCAGGGAAACGATGCCGCTCCGCGAGTCCATTGATTCATGAACCGCCGGTTCGTCCACATATAGTTACATGATGCGGACGCACAACCGGGAGGCGATGGACGATGAAGCACCGGATCGCGAACCTGCTGCTGGCACTGTCGCTGGCGGTATCGATCTACGTGGTGGAGGCGAGAGTCGGCAGTCCGGCGCAGGCCGACAGCTTGGCGGACACCGATGCGCCGGCGGTCTCAGCGGTGGAGCCGAGAAGCGGTGCCGACGGACTCGGAAATAGCCCAGAGGACGGGACCGGGCCAAGCGGCGGCCCGTCCGCCGGAACCGAATCCCCGCCCGAAAGCGGCACGGACCAAGTCGCCGTGCCGAGCAACGGCTCAGCGGGGGCTGGAATCGCCGGCAAGCCCGGCGGCGAAGCCACTGCCCAGCCGCAGCCGGCCTCCTCATCGGAAAGCCCGGACGCCGGCGGCGTGGCTGCGGCCGGAGCGACCGCTTCAGCCTCCGAGCCGCAGACGAACGCGGCCGGCGAATCGTCCGCGGCGGATCAAGCCCGCGCCAAGCTGGTGGGCGGCCTGGCCGAAGGCTTTCGCAGCCGCAGCCCCGAGTTCAGGCTGACCTTCCGGGGCGGCCACGAGCAGCTTGTCGAGCTGATGCCGGACTTGGTGCAGCAAGGCCTTTACCAGGACGACTACACGGCCTATGTGCTGAAATCGTACGCCTACAAGATCCGCTCGGTCTCCGGCACGTCGACGATCACGATGACCGCCAAGTACCGCGAGACGCCGGAGCAGACCGCCGAGGTCGCCCGCCGCTCCAAGGAGATCGTCGCGGGGCTGATCCGGCCGGGCATGAGCGACGAGCAGAAGGCAGGCGCGATTCACGACTGGATCGTGCGCCATGTGCGCTATGACGAGTCGCTCACGCGCTACACCGCCTACGAGGCGCTGGAGCTGCGCTCGGCGGTATGCCAGGGCTATGCGCTGCTTGCCTACCGCATGCTCACCGAAGCAGGGCTCGAGACCCGCATCGTCGAAGGCACGGTCGATACCGGCGACCACGCCTGGAACCTGGTGCGCATCGACGGCCGCTGGCATCACATGGACACGACCTGGGATGACCCGCTGCCGGACCGCGGCGACGAGGTCAGCCGCCGATACTATCTGCTGTCGGACGAGGAGATGCGCCAGGACCATGAGTGGACGAAGCCGTACCCGGAAGCGCCGACGAGCTTCGGGGAAGCCCGGTAGCTCCGGGACATGAACCGCCAAAAGGGGACGAAGCCGGACAGATGCCCGGCTTCGTCCCCTTTTGCGCTTATCGCTCCAGCTCCATGTTCAAACACTCCACTGCGCTGCGAAGCGCTTTTTGCCGCCGTTCCGTCAACGTATGCGAAGAAGTGCCGGGCTTCAGCCGGGGCTGAGCCTTCTCGATCTTGGCGATGACGGCCTGGAGCGCCGACAGGGCGTCTTCCAGCTCGGCCTTGGTATGGCCGGCGGCCGACGCTTGTTCCGCCTGCGCCTCCGCGTCAGGCGCAGGCTCGGCTTGCCGCGCTCTGGCAATCAGATCGAGCGCGATGCGATAGGCGTTGATCTCGCGCGATATCGCGGCCTCCGAAGAGGAGCCTCTTTTCAGCTTCTCGCGCGCCTTTTCGCTTTTCGATAGGACGGAAGCGAGGGCGCGCATCGCCTCATCGCCTTCGTGCGCGTCAAGCCGGAGCATGTCGGCTCAGCTCCGTTCGGCTTCGCCGGTCTCCCGGCGGCGCGCCGCCGTCATCTGCTGCCAGACGGAGCCGGCGGCTTCCTCGCCGCGCTGGATGCGCTCGAGCGCCATTTGAGCCTGCAGCCGGATCTCGAACTCGCTGTCCTCGGCGGCCTGCTGCAGCGCCTCCAGCGCGCTGTCGTCGCCGACCTCGTACAGGAAGCGCGCCGCCCGCCAGCGGACGAGCTTGTTGCGATCGCCGAGCGCGGTTATCATCGCGCCAGTCGCGGCGGGATCGCCGAGATCGGACAGCGTGTCGCCGGCCGTGCGGCGCACCGAAGCCGACTTGTCGGCGAGCGCCTGGATGAGCAGCGGCAGCGCCTGCGGATGCTCCCGCAGGTCGCCGAGATACACGACGGCGAGACGGCGGATGCTGGCGTTGTCGTCGGCAAGCGCCCGCTCCAGCAGCGGCAGCGCGGATTCGTCGACGGCGAGCCGGTCGAGCGCGGCGTAGCGGCTCTGCCAGTCCTCGGCGGCCAGCAGCGGCTCCGCTTCGGCGGCGGTCAGCGGCGCGGGCCGCACGGCTGGCGCGGCAGCGGACTGCTCGCCCGGACCGGCCGCCAGCGACGCCTCCACAAGCGCATCGAGCCGCTCCTCCGCATAGGATGCCTCGAGCTCGCGCACGATCTCGGCGGCGATCTCTTCCGGATCGCCGTAGCGCACGCCGAACTCCTCGAGCTTGCGCTCGCGGATCATCGACGATCCGGCCGCGCGGGTGACCGCATCCGTGAACGCCTGCGGCAGCGCGGCGCGCGTCTCGCCGTCGCCCATGCGCACGCGCACCTGGATCGGGATGCCGCGGAACATCTGGACGAGCACATGCGCCTCGCCGAAACCGCTTGCCGGGTCGGATGCGGCGGCGGCTCCGCCGTCCTCCGCCTGCAGGATGCGCCTCGCTTCCGCGAGGATCGCGGCCCAGTCGGCGCTCGGCTTGCGGTCGAGCGCGATGAAGTCCGCCGTGCGGAACAGGCTGCGCACGCCCGCGATGGCGAGCAGGCTGCGCAGCGGCTCCGGCGCGGCATCCGGCTCGGCCGGCACATACGTATGGCGATGCCCTCGGGGCAGCGTCTCGTCGACGTTCAGCTTCATCGAGTTCGGACTCGGAGTCGGTTCGATGGAGATCAAGTTCATTTTTCGTTCCTCCCGCCTCAGGGTAAGTAAACAGCAAGCTCTGTCCTCCTAGTGTAGCGCATTCGCCTGCGCGATGCGAACCGATGCGAACCGGCAGGCAGCGGGGAGCGGGAGCGGCGAAAGCCCATTCGGACGCGCGAACGGGAAGCCTCGCCGTCCGGCGGCTGCCGCGGATGCGCCGACTGCGTTGCATTCGCCCTGCGCGAACGGTATCTTTAGGGGGCAGAAACTTGACCGACCGACTTTCCGCAGCCGGCGAAAGGGTGACCAAGATGGCCAAGTCCAAATTCGGCAACATGGATCCTGTCTCGACGCAAAAAACATCCAAGCACTTCAAGCGCTGGAGGCAGGAAAAAATCTGGAATCGGCAAGACCGGGACTATTCGTTCTGCGTCCCGAACAGTCCGCCGGACCTGGAGTTCCTTCATTATAACCGCAGCAAGCCGTCCATGACCTGGATCGGCCACTCGACGTTCCTGCTGCAGCTGGCGGGCGTCAACATCGTCACCGACCCCGTCTGGGCGGGCAAGATGGCGTTCCAGCGCAGGCTGGCGCCGCCAGGCGTGCCGCTCGAGGCGATGCCGCCGGTCGATCTGGTGCTTGTCTCGCATTCTCATTACGATCATCTGCACATGGCTTCGCTGCGCCGCCTCGGCGGCTCCAAGACGATTCTCGTGCCGGCTGGCCTCGGGGCCAAGCTCAAGACGAAGGGCTTTCCGCGCGTGCATGAGCTGCACTGGTGGGAAAGCTTCCACTTCCGCGGCCTCAAGCTGACGTTCGTGCCGAGCCAGCATTGGACCCGGCGCAATCCGTGGGACATGAACGCCTCCCACTGGGGCGGCTGGGTGATTCAGCCGGAGCACGGGCTCGACCACGAGCCGGGCGAAGGCACGCTCGGCGGCGCCAGCTCGCATCCGCCGCGGCCGCATGATGCCGGCGCGCCCGCAGGCTCGGAGGACGGATCAGCCGGCGACGGCGCTCCCGCAGCCGACCCCGGGCCGTTCGA encodes:
- a CDS encoding MFS transporter, with protein sequence MSEKRPATEPSVNESTATDASTSTATESSVNESTATELSANKSTARGLATDASTSSSTEPSVNKSTATDASTSTATESSANKSTARGLATDASTSSATESSVNESTAIKHAAGGAAAAPPAPSAAEQAATEPRPGAEKLIGVLAFTMAISSMSAMMFTIVLPEMKAEFGLTLSQVSWMMTGYMLIYAIGSAIYGKLADLFRLKHLLTFGLSLFVIGSFIGLVSSSYGAVLAGRLIQSAGAAVVPAAAMIIPIRYFPPAVRGRALGMTASALALGNAIGPIFAALVVSMLHWRWLFCAPLLVLLTLPLFRRYLVDEPAKGGSLDLAGGLLLAASSASLLLALTEWSLWYAAAGIVLALLLALRLRTAREPFLRPALFRIPAYRQGLLLMMLAMVSGYALPFLTPQLLSSVHELPPGVIGFAMVPAAGLAALLGRAAGRLADRKGNAYVFYVAASLLLTFFGLMALLAGASPWVAGGALVLGQLGQTMLQISLMNSVSRTLPADQAGAGMGLVSLLNFLTGAAAGAVFSRLLDSFGGESGKGAFPVFGFIYAGLFVVVALLALTFRYRFSQRGKSGRETMPLRESIDS
- a CDS encoding transglutaminase domain-containing protein; the encoded protein is MKHRIANLLLALSLAVSIYVVEARVGSPAQADSLADTDAPAVSAVEPRSGADGLGNSPEDGTGPSGGPSAGTESPPESGTDQVAVPSNGSAGAGIAGKPGGEATAQPQPASSSESPDAGGVAAAGATASASEPQTNAAGESSAADQARAKLVGGLAEGFRSRSPEFRLTFRGGHEQLVELMPDLVQQGLYQDDYTAYVLKSYAYKIRSVSGTSTITMTAKYRETPEQTAEVARRSKEIVAGLIRPGMSDEQKAGAIHDWIVRHVRYDESLTRYTAYEALELRSAVCQGYALLAYRMLTEAGLETRIVEGTVDTGDHAWNLVRIDGRWHHMDTTWDDPLPDRGDEVSRRYYLLSDEEMRQDHEWTKPYPEAPTSFGEAR
- a CDS encoding virulence factor, coding for MNLISIEPTPSPNSMKLNVDETLPRGHRHTYVPAEPDAAPEPLRSLLAIAGVRSLFRTADFIALDRKPSADWAAILAEARRILQAEDGGAAAASDPASGFGEAHVLVQMFRGIPIQVRVRMGDGETRAALPQAFTDAVTRAAGSSMIRERKLEEFGVRYGDPEEIAAEIVRELEASYAEERLDALVEASLAAGPGEQSAAAPAVRPAPLTAAEAEPLLAAEDWQSRYAALDRLAVDESALPLLERALADDNASIRRLAVVYLGDLREHPQALPLLIQALADKSASVRRTAGDTLSDLGDPAATGAMITALGDRNKLVRWRAARFLYEVGDDSALEALQQAAEDSEFEIRLQAQMALERIQRGEEAAGSVWQQMTAARRRETGEAERS
- a CDS encoding MBL fold metallo-hydrolase produces the protein MTDRLSAAGERVTKMAKSKFGNMDPVSTQKTSKHFKRWRQEKIWNRQDRDYSFCVPNSPPDLEFLHYNRSKPSMTWIGHSTFLLQLAGVNIVTDPVWAGKMAFQRRLAPPGVPLEAMPPVDLVLVSHSHYDHLHMASLRRLGGSKTILVPAGLGAKLKTKGFPRVHELHWWESFHFRGLKLTFVPSQHWTRRNPWDMNASHWGGWVIQPEHGLDHEPGEGTLGGASSHPPRPHDAGAPAGSEDGSAGDGAPAADPGPFDPFHPDAERPRAGLYPTVYFAGDSGYFRGFADIGRKFRIDVAMLPIGAYDPEEFMGPQHTTPEQALQAFRDTRARLFVPMHYGAFKLADDTPQEALERLENARRQAGLEADRIVLLPHGETWRMNG